One segment of Laspinema palackyanum D2c DNA contains the following:
- a CDS encoding CRR6 family NdhI maturation factor, with protein sequence MTITIALNSECLLNLDLSPVQGAIAKLSPDQPFTDPDLSLQFEIDYPRDPSDPRELSEIPEIRLWFIRLDATYPWLPLLLDRKSGEFARYVAMLVPHEFHRTEGIQYNPEALEIFLMNKIFTLANLLQEHGVPSKSKLISLSQMLGYELDDGFFELLGIHA encoded by the coding sequence ATGACAATTACCATCGCCCTCAATTCCGAGTGTTTGCTCAATTTGGACCTATCCCCCGTCCAAGGGGCGATCGCTAAATTATCCCCAGATCAACCCTTCACTGACCCGGATCTGTCCTTGCAGTTTGAAATCGATTATCCCCGGGATCCCTCGGACCCCCGCGAACTCTCGGAAATTCCTGAGATCCGTCTGTGGTTTATCCGCTTAGATGCCACCTATCCCTGGTTGCCGTTGCTACTCGATCGCAAATCTGGGGAATTCGCCCGCTATGTGGCCATGTTAGTCCCTCACGAGTTTCATCGCACCGAGGGCATTCAATACAACCCTGAAGCGTTGGAAATTTTCTTGATGAACAAAATTTTTACTCTCGCCAACCTCTTGCAGGAACATGGCGTACCCAGTAAGTCTAAGCTAATTTCTCTCTCTCAGATGCTCGGTTACGAACTCGATGATGGCTTTTTTGAGTTGCTGGGGATTCACGCTTGA
- a CDS encoding Fur family transcriptional regulator yields the protein MKKQVVSVKPIRSLEDALNRCQSLGMRLSRQRRFILELLWTEQEHLSAREIYDRLNRGGKEIGHTSVYQNLEALSNQGIIECIERSDGRLYGNISDAHSHVNCIDTNQLLDVQIELPEELIRQVEAQTGVRIVEYQINFFGYRDQQSHPQPESVPDPGAIA from the coding sequence ATGAAAAAACAGGTAGTATCCGTTAAACCCATTCGCTCCTTAGAAGATGCCCTCAATCGCTGCCAAAGTTTGGGAATGCGATTATCGCGACAGCGCCGCTTTATCCTAGAGTTGCTCTGGACTGAGCAAGAGCATCTTTCCGCTAGAGAAATTTACGATCGCCTCAATCGTGGGGGGAAGGAGATCGGACATACATCCGTTTACCAAAACCTCGAAGCTCTCTCCAACCAAGGAATTATCGAATGCATCGAACGCTCAGATGGTCGGTTGTATGGGAATATCAGCGATGCTCACAGTCACGTTAACTGCATCGACACCAATCAACTGCTGGACGTTCAGATCGAATTACCCGAGGAGTTAATCCGACAAGTCGAAGCCCAAACTGGGGTCCGGATTGTGGAATATCAAATTAATTTTTTCGGCTATCGGGATCAGCAATCCCATCCCCAACCCGAGAGTGTTCCAGACCCCGGGGCGATCGCCTAG